In Pseudomonas rhizosphaerae, one DNA window encodes the following:
- the lepA gene encoding translation elongation factor 4 yields MSDLSHIRNFSIIAHIDHGKSTLADRFIQMCGGLADREMEAQVLDSMDLERERGITIKAHSVTLHYKAQDGKTYQLNFIDTPGHVDFTYEVSRSLAACEGALLVVDAGQGVEAQSVANCYTAIEQGLEVMPVLNKMDLPQADPDKVKDEIEKIIGIDATDAVACSAKSGMGVIEVLERLVHTIPAPTGDIDAPLQALIIDSWFDNYLGVVSLVRVRHGRVKKGDKILVKSTGKVHLVDSVGVFTPKHTATADLKAGEVGFIIGSIKDIHGAPVGDTLTLSSTPDVPVLPGFKRIQPQVYAGLFPVSSEDFEDFRDALQKLTLNDSSLQYLPESSDALGFGFRCGFLGMLHMEIIQERLEREYDLDLITTAPSVIFEVVMKTGETIYVDNPSKLPDVSSVEDFREPIVSATILVPQEHLGNVITLCIEKRGVQRDMQFLGSQVQVRYDLPMNEVVLDFFDRLKSTSRGYASLDYHFERYQSANLVKLDVLINGDKVDALALIVHRDNAAYKGRALTEKMKELIPRQMFDVAIQAAIGGQVIARTTVKALRKNVLAKCYGGDVSRKRKLLEKQKAGKKRMKQVGNVEIPQEAFLAVLRLE; encoded by the coding sequence GTGAGTGATTTGAGTCATATCCGCAATTTCTCCATCATCGCCCACATCGATCACGGCAAGTCGACCCTCGCCGATCGGTTCATCCAGATGTGCGGCGGCCTGGCCGACCGCGAAATGGAGGCCCAGGTCCTGGACTCCATGGACCTGGAGCGTGAGCGCGGGATCACCATCAAGGCGCACAGCGTCACCCTGCACTACAAGGCGCAGGACGGCAAAACCTACCAGCTGAACTTCATCGACACCCCGGGCCACGTCGACTTCACCTATGAAGTCAGTCGCTCGCTGGCGGCCTGCGAAGGCGCGCTGCTGGTGGTCGATGCGGGGCAGGGCGTCGAAGCCCAGTCCGTGGCCAACTGCTACACGGCCATCGAGCAAGGCCTGGAAGTGATGCCGGTGCTGAACAAGATGGACCTGCCCCAGGCCGATCCGGACAAGGTCAAGGACGAGATCGAGAAGATCATCGGTATCGATGCCACCGACGCCGTGGCGTGCAGCGCCAAGAGCGGCATGGGCGTGATCGAGGTGCTCGAGCGCCTGGTGCATACCATTCCGGCGCCTACCGGCGACATTGATGCGCCTTTGCAGGCCTTGATCATCGATTCCTGGTTCGACAACTACCTGGGCGTCGTCTCGCTGGTACGCGTGCGTCATGGCCGGGTGAAGAAGGGCGACAAGATTCTGGTCAAGTCCACCGGCAAGGTGCACCTGGTCGACAGCGTCGGTGTCTTCACCCCCAAGCATACCGCAACGGCCGACCTGAAAGCTGGCGAAGTGGGCTTCATCATCGGCAGCATCAAGGACATTCACGGTGCGCCGGTCGGCGATACCCTGACCTTGAGCAGCACCCCTGACGTGCCAGTGCTGCCAGGTTTCAAGCGCATCCAGCCACAGGTCTACGCCGGCCTGTTCCCGGTCAGCTCGGAAGACTTCGAAGATTTCCGCGATGCCCTGCAGAAACTGACCCTCAACGACTCGTCGCTGCAGTACCTGCCGGAAAGCTCCGACGCCCTGGGCTTCGGCTTCCGCTGCGGTTTCCTGGGCATGCTGCACATGGAAATCATCCAGGAGCGCCTGGAGCGCGAGTACGACCTGGACCTGATCACCACGGCTCCGAGCGTGATCTTCGAAGTGGTCATGAAGACCGGCGAAACCATTTATGTGGACAACCCGTCGAAGCTTCCGGATGTTTCATCTGTGGAAGACTTCCGCGAGCCGATCGTATCGGCGACTATTCTTGTGCCTCAAGAGCACCTGGGCAACGTCATTACCCTGTGCATCGAGAAACGCGGCGTGCAGCGCGACATGCAATTCCTTGGCAGCCAGGTTCAGGTTCGCTACGACCTGCCGATGAACGAAGTGGTGCTGGACTTCTTCGACCGCCTGAAATCCACCAGCCGCGGCTATGCCTCGCTGGACTACCATTTCGAGCGGTACCAGTCGGCCAACCTGGTCAAACTGGATGTGTTGATCAACGGCGACAAGGTCGATGCCCTGGCGCTGATCGTGCACCGCGACAACGCGGCCTACAAAGGCCGTGCATTGACCGAGAAGATGAAGGAGCTGATCCCTCGGCAGATGTTCGATGTGGCAATCCAGGCCGCCATTGGCGGGCAGGTGATCGCGCGGACCACTGTCAAGGCGCTCAGAAAGAACGTACTGGCCAAGTGTTACGGCGGCGACGTGAGCCGTAAGCGCAAGCTGTTGGAGAAACAGAAGGCCGGTAAGAAACGCATGAAGCAGGTCGGCAACGTGGAAATTCCACAGGAAGCCTTCCTTGCTGTGCTCAGGTTGGAATAA
- the lepB gene encoding signal peptidase I, with translation MSLNFPLLLVIAVAVCGLLALLDLVFLAPRRRAAIANYEGSVSQPEPSVVERLDKEPLLVEYGKSFFPVLFIVLVLRSFLVEPFQIPSGSMIPTLEVGDFILVNKFSYGIRLPVVDKKIIEVNDPKRGDVMVFRYPSDPNVNYIKRVIGLPGDRIRYSSDKQLYVNGELIARQLVGSEPGSLGSAELYKEKLGEVEHVIRQEMSRYRAPPDSQWTVPAGHYFMMGDNRDNSNDSRYWDDPSIPKELLGMVPDQNIVGKAFAIWMSWPEPKLSHLPNFSRVGLIK, from the coding sequence ATGTCCCTAAATTTCCCGCTGTTGTTGGTTATCGCCGTAGCCGTTTGCGGTCTGCTGGCCTTGCTTGATCTGGTCTTCCTGGCGCCGCGGCGCCGGGCTGCGATCGCCAACTACGAGGGCAGCGTCAGCCAGCCCGAGCCGTCGGTGGTCGAGCGCCTGGACAAGGAACCGCTGCTGGTCGAATACGGCAAGTCGTTCTTTCCAGTGCTGTTCATCGTGCTGGTGTTGCGCTCGTTCCTGGTTGAGCCGTTCCAGATCCCCTCGGGTTCGATGATCCCGACCCTGGAAGTGGGCGACTTCATTCTGGTCAACAAGTTTTCCTACGGTATTCGCCTGCCGGTGGTGGACAAGAAGATCATCGAGGTCAACGACCCCAAGCGCGGCGACGTCATGGTGTTCCGCTACCCCAGCGACCCCAACGTCAACTACATCAAGCGCGTGATCGGCTTGCCCGGCGACCGCATCCGCTACTCCTCGGACAAGCAGCTGTACGTCAACGGCGAACTGATCGCCCGGCAACTGGTTGGCAGCGAGCCCGGCAGCCTGGGCAGCGCCGAGCTGTACAAGGAAAAGCTGGGTGAGGTCGAGCACGTGATCCGTCAGGAGATGTCTCGTTACCGTGCGCCGCCCGACAGCCAGTGGACGGTGCCCGCCGGGCACTATTTCATGATGGGCGACAACCGCGACAACTCCAACGACAGTCGCTACTGGGATGACCCCTCGATTCCCAAGGAACTGTTGGGCATGGTCCCCGACCAGAACATCGTCGGCAAGGCCTTTGCCATCTGGATGAGCTGGCCCGAACCCAAGCTCAGCCACTTGCCCAACTTCTCGCGAGTCGGGCTGATCAAGTAG
- a CDS encoding DUF4845 domain-containing protein, giving the protein MNAMKSQQGMSIVGWLLTLAVVAFVASTAFKLVPHYMDNRTLTQAIESVGADKSTRIDTVGEFYGHVSRAMQVNNIQDLDLNKVLSVTDAGNVFQAHLKYEKREPLIQNLDVVVKFDRQFSVVKP; this is encoded by the coding sequence ATGAACGCAATGAAGTCTCAGCAAGGCATGTCCATCGTCGGCTGGTTGCTGACCCTGGCGGTGGTCGCGTTCGTGGCGAGTACGGCATTCAAGCTGGTGCCGCACTACATGGATAACCGGACCCTTACCCAAGCCATCGAATCGGTCGGTGCCGACAAGTCCACCCGAATCGATACGGTGGGTGAATTTTATGGCCACGTCAGCCGGGCCATGCAGGTCAACAATATTCAGGATCTGGATTTGAACAAGGTTTTGAGCGTCACCGATGCGGGCAATGTGTTTCAGGCCCACCTCAAGTATGAAAAGCGTGAGCCACTGATCCAGAATCTGGACGTGGTAGTGAAGTTCGATCGTCAGTTCAGCGTGGTCAAGCCGTGA
- the rnc gene encoding ribonuclease III, translating to MTASLDRLERQLGYTFKDQDLMVLALTHRSFAGRNNERLEFLGDAILNFVAGEALFERFPQAREGQLSRLRARLVKGETLAILARGFDLGDYLRLGSGELKSGGFRRESILADALEALIGAIYLDAGMDAARDRVLAWLEGQFEGLTLVDTNKDPKTRLQEFLQSRGAELPRYEVVDIQGDPHCRQFFVECEVVLLNEKSRGQGVSRRIAEQVAAASALIALGVENGND from the coding sequence GTGACCGCTTCCCTGGATCGCCTCGAACGCCAGCTGGGCTACACTTTCAAGGACCAGGACCTGATGGTGCTGGCACTGACCCATCGCAGCTTCGCCGGGCGCAACAACGAGCGCCTCGAGTTCCTGGGCGATGCCATCCTCAACTTCGTCGCCGGCGAAGCGCTGTTCGAGCGCTTTCCGCAAGCCCGTGAAGGCCAGCTTTCACGGCTGCGCGCGCGTCTGGTCAAGGGCGAAACCTTGGCCATATTGGCCCGTGGCTTCGATCTGGGCGATTATCTGCGCCTGGGCTCGGGGGAGTTGAAGAGTGGCGGTTTTCGCCGCGAATCGATCCTGGCCGATGCCCTCGAGGCCTTGATTGGCGCGATCTATCTGGACGCGGGCATGGACGCGGCGCGCGACCGCGTGCTGGCGTGGCTGGAAGGTCAGTTCGAAGGGCTGACCCTGGTCGATACCAACAAAGATCCCAAGACCCGCCTGCAGGAGTTTCTGCAGTCGCGCGGTGCTGAACTGCCGCGCTATGAAGTGGTGGATATCCAGGGTGACCCGCACTGCCGACAGTTTTTCGTCGAGTGTGAAGTCGTCCTTCTGAATGAGAAAAGCCGGGGCCAGGGCGTCAGCCGTCGCATCGCCGAACAGGTGGCCGCCGCGTCTGCCCTGATCGCCCTGGGCGTGGAGAATGGCAATGACTGA
- the era gene encoding GTPase Era — MTDAPVTRCGYVAIVGRPNVGKSTLLNHILGQKLAITSRKPQTTRHNMLGIKTEGEIQAVYVDTPGMHKGNEKALNRYMNKTASAALKDVDVVIFVVDRTKWTDEDQLVLERVQYVQGPVILAINKTDRIEDKADLMPHLAWLQEQLPNAEIVPISAQQGHNLDALEKVIAGHLPENKHFFPEDQITDRSSRFLAAELVREKIMRQLGAELPYQITVEIEEFKQQGKTLHIHALILVERDGQKKIIIGDKGERIKRIGMEARKDMEVLFDSKVMLNLWVKVKGGWSDDERALRSLGYNDQ, encoded by the coding sequence ATGACTGATGCACCCGTTACCCGTTGTGGCTATGTAGCCATCGTTGGCCGCCCGAATGTCGGCAAGTCGACGCTGCTCAACCACATTCTGGGGCAGAAGCTGGCGATCACGTCGCGCAAGCCGCAGACCACCCGCCACAATATGCTGGGCATCAAGACCGAAGGCGAGATCCAGGCCGTCTACGTAGACACCCCCGGCATGCACAAGGGCAACGAGAAGGCCCTGAACCGCTACATGAACAAGACCGCCTCGGCGGCGTTGAAAGACGTCGACGTGGTGATTTTCGTGGTCGACCGCACCAAATGGACGGACGAAGACCAACTGGTACTGGAGCGCGTGCAGTACGTGCAGGGCCCGGTGATACTGGCGATCAACAAGACTGACCGCATCGAGGACAAGGCTGACCTGATGCCGCACCTGGCCTGGCTGCAGGAACAGTTGCCGAACGCCGAGATCGTGCCCATTTCCGCACAGCAGGGGCACAATCTGGACGCGCTGGAAAAAGTGATCGCCGGGCATCTGCCGGAGAACAAGCATTTCTTCCCGGAAGACCAGATCACCGACCGCAGTAGCCGCTTCCTGGCCGCCGAACTGGTGCGCGAGAAGATCATGCGCCAGCTGGGTGCGGAGCTGCCGTACCAGATCACCGTCGAGATCGAAGAGTTCAAGCAGCAGGGCAAGACTCTGCACATACATGCGTTGATCCTGGTCGAGCGCGATGGTCAGAAGAAGATCATCATTGGCGACAAGGGCGAGCGCATCAAGCGTATCGGCATGGAAGCGCGCAAGGACATGGAAGTGCTGTTCGACTCCAAGGTCATGCTCAACCTGTGGGTGAAGGTGAAGGGCGGCTGGTCCGATGACGAGCGGGCCCTGCGTTCGCTGGGGTATAACGACCAGTAA
- the recO gene encoding DNA repair protein RecO, producing the protein MSNPPTPQPAYVLHSRAYRETSALVDFLTPQGRLRAVLRNARGKAGTLARPFVPLEVEFRGRGELKNVSRMESAGVAVWMLGDALFSGLYLNELIIRLLPSEDPHPHLFEHYAATLQALAAGRPLEPLLRSFEWRLLDQLGYGFALDVDVMGDPVATDGLYRLLVDAGLERVELLQPGLFQGAELLAMAQASWETPGALAAAKRLMRQALAVHLGGRPLVSRELFRKP; encoded by the coding sequence ATGTCCAATCCCCCAACGCCACAACCCGCCTACGTCCTGCACTCGCGTGCCTACCGCGAAACCAGCGCCCTGGTCGACTTCCTCACCCCCCAGGGCCGACTGCGGGCCGTGCTGCGCAATGCGCGTGGCAAGGCTGGCACCCTGGCGCGGCCTTTCGTGCCACTGGAAGTCGAGTTTCGCGGCAGGGGCGAGCTCAAGAACGTCTCGCGCATGGAGTCTGCCGGCGTGGCCGTGTGGATGCTCGGTGACGCGCTGTTCAGCGGCTTGTACCTCAACGAACTGATCATTCGCCTGTTGCCCAGCGAAGACCCTCACCCACATCTGTTCGAGCACTATGCCGCCACCTTGCAAGCGCTCGCCGCAGGGCGGCCTCTGGAGCCGCTGTTGCGCTCGTTCGAGTGGCGCCTGCTGGACCAGCTCGGCTATGGCTTCGCCCTGGACGTGGACGTCATGGGTGACCCGGTGGCAACCGATGGTTTGTACCGCTTACTAGTCGACGCGGGGCTGGAGCGAGTCGAGTTGTTGCAACCTGGGCTGTTTCAGGGCGCCGAATTACTTGCCATGGCCCAGGCCAGTTGGGAAACGCCGGGTGCGCTGGCCGCCGCCAAGCGCCTGATGCGCCAGGCCTTGGCCGTGCACCTGGGCGGTCGCCCGTTGGTCAGCCGTGAGCTGTTTCGCAAGCCCTGA
- the pdxJ gene encoding pyridoxine 5'-phosphate synthase, whose protein sequence is MLWAWIFRRVLVDTCNRILLGVNIDHVATLRQARGTRYPDPVKAALDAEEAGADGITVHLREDRRHIQPRDVLLLKDVLQTRMNFEMGVTEAMLTFAEQIRPAHVCLVPETREELTTEGGLDVAGQEAKIKAAVERLSKLGCEVSLFIDADERQIEASKRVGAPAIELHTGRYADAQTPTEVADELQRIVDGVGFGLGQGLIVNAGHGLHYHNVQAVAAIRGVNELNIGHALVAHALFVGFKAAVAEMKALIQAASRA, encoded by the coding sequence ATGCTGTGGGCCTGGATTTTTCGGAGAGTTCTCGTGGATACCTGTAACCGCATTCTGTTGGGCGTCAACATCGATCACGTGGCCACCTTGCGCCAGGCCCGTGGCACGCGCTATCCCGACCCGGTCAAGGCCGCGCTCGACGCCGAGGAAGCGGGGGCCGACGGCATCACCGTGCACCTGCGCGAAGACCGCCGGCACATCCAGCCGCGCGATGTGCTGCTGCTCAAGGACGTCTTGCAGACCCGCATGAATTTCGAAATGGGCGTGACCGAGGCAATGCTGACCTTCGCCGAGCAGATTCGCCCGGCCCATGTGTGCCTGGTGCCCGAAACCCGCGAAGAGCTGACCACCGAAGGCGGCCTGGACGTCGCTGGCCAGGAAGCCAAGATCAAGGCCGCCGTCGAGCGCCTGAGCAAGCTGGGTTGCGAAGTGTCATTGTTCATCGATGCCGACGAACGCCAGATCGAAGCCTCGAAACGGGTCGGCGCTCCGGCGATCGAACTGCACACTGGCCGTTACGCCGACGCTCAGACCCCGACCGAAGTCGCCGATGAGCTGCAGCGTATCGTCGACGGCGTCGGCTTCGGCTTGGGGCAGGGCTTGATCGTCAATGCCGGCCATGGCCTGCACTATCACAACGTTCAAGCGGTAGCGGCGATTCGCGGTGTGAACGAGTTGAACATCGGTCACGCGCTGGTCGCCCACGCACTGTTCGTGGGGTTCAAGGCGGCAGTGGCAGAGATGAAGGCGTTGATCCAGGCGGCCAGCAGGGCCTAA
- a CDS encoding M20 aminoacylase family protein, translating to MSNATIYPELENSAPRFAELRREIHRHPELGTQTRHTATLVADRLRAWGYEVHRDVGQGVVGVLRRGSAGRSLGIRADMDALPITENTGLPWASQHPGRMHACGHDGHTATLLAAAEHLAWHGQFQGTLHVIFQPDEEGLTGARSMIEAGLFDRFPCDAVYALHNMPGLPVGQAVVQQGEFMASSEQVLITLVGRGGHGAMPERAIDPIPALAGIITALQTVISRNLSTSDAAVLSVGKVNAGTVYNIIPETATLMLSVRTADPAVRDRVERRIREIVHGQAASFGVEAIIEYTLLAPVLVNTPAETQRLYASACSVLGAENVLERMPVRLMGSEDFAWMLNERPGCYFVLGNGTGSFNGCSVHNDRYDFNDAVIPIGAACWVNLVESYLHAADD from the coding sequence ATGAGTAACGCGACGATCTACCCCGAATTGGAAAACAGCGCGCCGCGCTTCGCCGAATTGCGTCGGGAAATTCACCGACACCCCGAACTGGGTACCCAAACACGTCACACCGCCACATTGGTGGCTGACCGCTTGCGCGCCTGGGGCTATGAAGTGCACAGGGACGTCGGTCAGGGCGTGGTAGGCGTGCTCAGACGTGGCAGTGCGGGACGCAGCCTGGGCATCCGCGCCGACATGGACGCCCTGCCCATTACCGAAAACACCGGATTGCCCTGGGCCAGCCAGCACCCCGGCCGCATGCACGCCTGCGGTCATGACGGCCATACCGCAACCCTGTTGGCCGCGGCTGAGCACCTGGCCTGGCACGGCCAATTCCAGGGCACACTGCACGTTATCTTCCAGCCTGATGAAGAGGGTTTGACCGGCGCCCGCTCGATGATCGAAGCCGGCCTGTTCGATCGGTTCCCCTGCGATGCGGTGTATGCCCTGCACAACATGCCCGGCCTGCCGGTGGGCCAGGCCGTAGTTCAGCAAGGCGAATTCATGGCGTCATCCGAGCAGGTGCTCATCACATTGGTCGGGCGCGGCGGGCATGGCGCCATGCCCGAACGTGCCATTGACCCGATCCCGGCCTTGGCAGGGATCATCACCGCGCTACAGACGGTCATCTCACGCAATCTTTCTACCAGTGATGCAGCGGTGCTGAGCGTCGGCAAGGTCAACGCAGGTACCGTGTACAACATTATTCCGGAGACGGCCACCTTGATGCTGAGCGTCCGCACGGCCGATCCCGCCGTGCGGGACAGGGTCGAGAGGCGAATCCGCGAAATCGTCCACGGGCAAGCTGCCAGTTTCGGGGTCGAAGCGATCATCGAGTACACACTGTTGGCGCCAGTTCTGGTCAATACGCCTGCCGAAACACAGCGGCTGTATGCGTCAGCGTGCTCGGTGCTGGGTGCGGAAAACGTGCTGGAGCGCATGCCGGTACGGCTGATGGGCAGCGAGGATTTTGCCTGGATGCTCAACGAGCGTCCAGGCTGCTACTTCGTGCTGGGCAATGGCACCGGTTCGTTCAACGGCTGTTCGGTTCACAACGATCGGTACGACTTCAATGACGCGGTCATCCCCATCGGCGCCGCTTGCTGGGTAAACCTTGTGGAAAGCTATCTGCATGCCGCAGATGATTAG
- a CDS encoding MFS transporter produces the protein MNSTSASDSPALPSHAIRQPASPQMRRVIFASSLGNGLEIYDFTVYSFFAVIIGQLFFPSGSAVASLLMSLATFAVGFVMRPLGALLIGRVADRRGRKAALSLTIALMTLGTGIIAFTPTYASIGISASVLLVVARLLQGLSVGGEVGCASAFLMESGRADHRCFMVSWQGASQGAAALLGAGTGLLLTSSLSHESLLSWGWRVPFVIGLLIGPVGWYIRQHLNETHTATATACSLAQLLRTHGRTLAMGMGWMAAPTVTMYMVVYYMPTYLTQTLGRPQSFGFALVALASALLAVITPIAGRYADRFTRRKPLLYAVTALAMLTVYPSFILLSQENTLLCVLAITLLILPLAIGLAPSMAMLMEAFPRDQRVTGLSIMYSFGVTLFGGFSPLLVTWLIGMTGNPLTPALYLTAAVTLALCVLRWFPEHPGRD, from the coding sequence ATGAACAGCACTTCTGCCAGCGACTCGCCTGCTCTTCCCAGCCATGCCATACGGCAGCCGGCGTCACCGCAGATGCGACGGGTGATTTTTGCGTCATCCCTGGGCAATGGCCTGGAAATCTATGACTTCACCGTCTACAGCTTCTTCGCGGTCATTATCGGTCAGCTTTTCTTCCCCAGTGGTTCGGCTGTGGCATCGTTGCTGATGTCCCTGGCCACGTTTGCGGTCGGCTTCGTCATGCGCCCCCTGGGCGCGCTGCTGATCGGACGGGTCGCCGATCGTCGCGGACGCAAGGCCGCATTGTCGCTGACCATCGCGCTGATGACACTGGGCACCGGCATCATCGCGTTCACCCCGACCTACGCCAGCATCGGTATCAGCGCCAGTGTCCTGCTGGTGGTCGCCCGGCTATTGCAAGGGCTATCGGTGGGCGGCGAGGTGGGCTGTGCCTCGGCCTTTCTCATGGAGTCGGGACGCGCCGACCACCGCTGCTTCATGGTCAGTTGGCAGGGCGCCAGTCAAGGCGCCGCAGCATTATTGGGTGCGGGCACGGGTTTGCTTCTGACCAGCAGCCTGAGCCACGAATCACTGCTCAGTTGGGGGTGGCGAGTGCCGTTCGTGATCGGCCTGCTGATCGGTCCGGTGGGATGGTACATCCGCCAGCACCTGAACGAAACGCACACGGCCACGGCTACGGCCTGCTCCCTGGCGCAGCTACTGCGTACCCATGGCCGCACCCTGGCCATGGGCATGGGCTGGATGGCCGCGCCCACCGTGACGATGTACATGGTGGTCTACTACATGCCTACCTACCTGACACAAACCCTGGGGCGGCCGCAGAGCTTCGGATTTGCCCTGGTTGCCCTGGCCAGTGCATTGCTGGCCGTCATCACGCCCATTGCCGGCCGGTATGCGGACCGCTTCACGCGTCGCAAGCCATTGCTCTATGCCGTCACGGCTCTGGCCATGCTGACCGTGTACCCGTCCTTCATCCTGCTGAGTCAGGAAAACACGCTGCTGTGCGTCCTGGCCATCACCTTGCTGATTCTACCGCTGGCCATAGGCCTGGCACCGAGCATGGCCATGCTGATGGAGGCTTTCCCTCGAGACCAAAGGGTCACCGGCCTGTCGATCATGTACAGCTTCGGCGTGACGCTGTTCGGTGGCTTTTCACCTTTGCTGGTGACTTGGCTGATCGGTATGACCGGCAACCCGCTAACGCCAGCCCTGTATCTGACGGCTGCTGTCACCTTGGCCCTGTGCGTCCTGCGTTGGTTTCCAGAACATCCCGGCCGTGACTGA
- a CDS encoding LysR family transcriptional regulator: MKLHQLRALVCIHETGSLQDASQVLHLTQSALSRSMKELESQLGVTLLVRSNKGMSLTEHGQRVLGHARQALESVRRARQEIEDMKGLTVSEITLGVTPVTALLSPLQQTLLHFQQTYPNAALKVLEMRPAQLLQHLRDGLLDFALTSQVPSHAVGLDWQPLCRIPGVVAVRKGHPLQHVRSLRLFQEAQWISVDSVADTLSQFNQLFASSALGRPRRVFECTAMNLAIKMLLNSDSVMVISQGALGPGLVGLGDMVKHLHPVELEESVPDYSVNIVCVNRSYLTRAAGLLFTQLQSGFAVEHSTSNAL, from the coding sequence ATGAAATTGCATCAACTGCGCGCGCTCGTCTGCATTCATGAAACCGGCAGCCTGCAAGACGCCTCGCAGGTGCTTCACCTGACGCAGTCAGCGTTGAGCCGGTCGATGAAAGAGCTCGAGAGTCAGCTGGGGGTGACGCTTCTGGTTCGCTCCAACAAAGGAATGAGTCTCACCGAGCATGGTCAACGCGTGCTCGGTCATGCCCGGCAGGCACTGGAAAGCGTACGGCGGGCGCGCCAGGAAATCGAAGACATGAAAGGCCTGACCGTGAGCGAGATCACCCTTGGGGTGACACCTGTCACGGCGCTACTATCGCCTCTGCAACAGACCCTTTTGCATTTCCAGCAAACCTACCCGAACGCCGCGTTGAAGGTTCTGGAAATGCGCCCTGCGCAACTGTTGCAGCACCTGCGTGACGGCTTGCTGGATTTTGCCCTGACCTCACAGGTACCCAGCCACGCCGTGGGTCTGGACTGGCAGCCATTGTGTCGGATCCCAGGTGTGGTGGCCGTACGCAAAGGCCACCCGCTGCAACATGTTCGCTCCTTGCGCTTGTTTCAGGAAGCGCAGTGGATCAGCGTCGATAGCGTTGCGGATACCCTGTCGCAGTTCAACCAGCTGTTTGCCAGCAGTGCTCTGGGCCGGCCGCGGCGGGTGTTCGAATGCACGGCCATGAACCTGGCGATCAAGATGCTGCTCAACAGCGATTCGGTCATGGTGATAAGCCAGGGAGCATTAGGGCCTGGTCTGGTAGGTCTGGGTGACATGGTCAAGCATCTGCATCCTGTCGAACTCGAGGAATCGGTGCCCGACTACTCCGTCAACATCGTCTGCGTGAACCGAAGCTACCTGACACGGGCGGCAGGACTGTTGTTCACCCAATTGCAAAGCGGTTTCGCGGTAGAGCACTCGACGTCGAACGCTTTATGA
- the nadE gene encoding ammonia-dependent NAD(+) synthetase, with the protein MSNRQSEIAAALAVVPPFADDHAIDQEIERRKAFIKQCLTAAGLKVLVLGISGGVDSLTAGRLAQLAIEELRASTGDTDYRFIAVRLPYNVQHDEDDAAASMRFIRADVEETVNIASAVQGLAQQITQLHELSDARRDFVMGNVKARVRMVAQYTIANANNGLVIGTDHAAEAVMGFFTKFGDGACDLTPLSGLVKNQVRAIARRLGAPDNLVMKVPTADLEELRPGKPDEDAHGVSYKQIDAFLHGEPVGDEAYAIIVKAYDQTLHKRELPFAP; encoded by the coding sequence ATGAGCAACCGCCAAAGCGAGATCGCTGCCGCCCTGGCCGTGGTCCCCCCGTTCGCCGACGACCACGCCATCGACCAGGAAATCGAACGCCGCAAGGCGTTCATCAAGCAGTGCCTGACAGCGGCGGGCTTGAAGGTCCTGGTGCTGGGCATCAGCGGCGGCGTCGATTCGCTCACGGCCGGGCGCCTGGCACAGCTCGCGATCGAGGAACTGCGCGCGAGCACGGGTGACACGGACTACCGATTCATCGCCGTGCGCCTGCCCTACAACGTGCAGCACGACGAGGACGACGCAGCGGCCTCCATGCGCTTCATTCGCGCCGATGTCGAAGAAACGGTCAACATTGCCAGCGCCGTACAAGGCTTGGCTCAGCAGATCACCCAGCTGCACGAGCTGAGCGACGCCCGTCGCGACTTCGTCATGGGCAACGTCAAGGCGCGAGTGCGCATGGTCGCGCAATACACCATTGCCAACGCCAACAATGGCCTGGTGATCGGCACGGACCATGCGGCCGAAGCGGTCATGGGCTTCTTCACCAAATTCGGTGACGGCGCCTGCGATCTCACACCCTTGAGCGGCCTGGTGAAGAACCAGGTGCGCGCCATCGCCCGCCGCCTGGGCGCGCCGGACAACCTGGTGATGAAGGTACCCACGGCCGACCTCGAAGAACTGCGCCCCGGCAAGCCTGATGAGGACGCCCATGGGGTGAGCTACAAGCAGATCGACGCGTTCCTGCACGGCGAACCCGTGGGCGACGAAGCCTACGCGATCATCGTCAAGGCCTACGACCAGACCCTTCACAAGCGCGAGTTGCCGTTTGCGCCTTGA